One Prosthecobacter sp. SYSU 5D2 genomic window carries:
- a CDS encoding sulfatase-like hydrolase/transferase, producing the protein MRCFLLLLTLCCSAFAAQPNVVFIISDDQGYPDLGCIGTKPVKTPNLDKLAAEGVRGTSFYVTWPACTPSRGSVLTGRYPQRNGLYDMVRNDLTNYGYVFGAEEYAVSPEMTLGLDPKEVTIGDMLKKAGYATGCVGKWDMGQAKRYLPLQRGFDFFYGHGNNGIDYYTHERYGVPSIFRGNQRTEEDKGKYITDVFRRESLYFVNEQLGQKPFFLYLAFNAPHGASSFGEGTESGVRRKGGPGVQVPEEYAAMYRDEVKEDKLARYYGAVTCMDEAIGAVMEAVDKAGQTDNTIFIFMSDNGGSGNGGNAPLTGSKSTMWEGGLRVPFIMRWPGKLPAGKVTDEFITALELVPTLLSATGTPAPEGIPMDGFDMLPILRGEAKSPRKDMFWQRRTDKAARVGNWKWVDSAKGKGLFDLSTDIGEKKDLSKEKPEVLKMMQDQFAAWRKTMDETEDRGPFRDF; encoded by the coding sequence ATGCGCTGTTTCCTGCTCCTCCTGACTCTCTGTTGCTCCGCTTTCGCGGCCCAGCCCAACGTGGTTTTCATCATCAGTGATGACCAGGGTTACCCGGACTTGGGCTGCATCGGCACGAAACCGGTGAAGACGCCGAACCTGGACAAACTGGCGGCCGAAGGTGTGCGCGGGACGAGTTTTTACGTGACCTGGCCGGCCTGCACCCCCTCACGCGGCAGCGTATTGACGGGGCGCTATCCACAGCGCAACGGCCTCTATGACATGGTGCGCAATGATCTGACCAATTATGGGTATGTTTTTGGCGCAGAAGAATATGCCGTGTCCCCTGAAATGACACTTGGCCTGGACCCGAAGGAGGTGACTATCGGTGACATGCTGAAAAAAGCCGGCTACGCCACCGGTTGCGTGGGCAAGTGGGATATGGGCCAGGCCAAACGCTACCTCCCCCTCCAGCGCGGCTTTGATTTCTTCTACGGTCACGGCAACAACGGCATCGATTATTACACCCATGAGCGCTACGGCGTCCCCTCCATCTTCCGGGGCAATCAGCGCACGGAGGAGGACAAGGGCAAGTACATCACCGATGTCTTCCGCCGGGAGTCGCTCTACTTCGTCAATGAGCAGCTCGGGCAGAAGCCGTTCTTCCTTTACCTAGCCTTCAATGCGCCACACGGAGCCTCCTCATTTGGCGAGGGAACGGAGTCCGGGGTGAGGCGCAAGGGTGGCCCCGGGGTGCAAGTGCCAGAAGAATATGCGGCCATGTATCGTGATGAAGTGAAGGAAGACAAGCTGGCCCGTTACTATGGCGCTGTCACCTGCATGGACGAAGCTATCGGCGCGGTGATGGAGGCCGTGGACAAGGCCGGGCAGACGGATAACACGATCTTCATTTTCATGTCTGATAACGGCGGCAGCGGCAATGGCGGCAATGCTCCGCTGACCGGCAGCAAGAGCACCATGTGGGAGGGCGGCCTGCGCGTGCCCTTCATCATGCGCTGGCCCGGCAAGCTGCCCGCCGGCAAGGTGACGGATGAATTCATCACCGCCCTGGAACTGGTCCCCACCCTCCTCTCCGCCACCGGCACACCCGCACCTGAGGGCATCCCGATGGACGGCTTCGACATGCTGCCCATCCTGCGTGGCGAGGCGAAGTCCCCTCGAAAAGACATGTTCTGGCAGCGTCGCACGGACAAAGCAGCACGTGTGGGCAACTGGAAGTGGGTGGATTCCGCCAAGGGCAAGGGCCTCTTCGACCTGAGTACGGACATCGGCGAGAAGAAGGATCTCTCCAAAGAAAAGCCTGAGGTGCTGAAGATGATGCAAGACCAGTTTGCCGCCTGGAGAAAGACGATGGATGAAACCGAAGACCGCGGCCCTTTCCGCGATTTTTAA
- a CDS encoding glycosyltransferase has product MPDPVPANPSFPRLMTGGKWLRAGEEKWLMRGVTYGPFKPNARGEPYPEDARLEEDLRHIRELGFNTVRLYELPAAAVLHAATKLGLRLLVGIPWTDHVDFMRDSRLKKEILEKIRQTVTRLKDEPCVAGFLIGNEIEKTLVRWMGPARVQHFLEDLIEAVHDIAPQALVSYATYPSTEYLIPRNADFLAVNLYLEDPAALAAYLQRLQNLAGNKPLVITEFGLDTAAHGERAQAETQAWFANVCTEKAVAGTVWFSYTDEWFRGEEDVNQWRFGLVDVNRQEREICQRLKQGGNALEPMGRTWSISVIVCTYNGTATLRACLESLGRLRYTNFEVLLIDDGSTEDIAGMARDFSQVRYVRQEHAGLSIARNLGASLATGEILAYTDDDCLVDEDWLKYLSLGFGDPQWVAAGGPNIPPEPRNRTEAVVGAAPGAPAHVLLTDSEAEHLPGCNLAIRKTALEAIGGFRPQYQVAGDDVDVCWRLREASGKLHFVPGAMVWHHRRYTVGAYFRQQRGYGRAEALLMKDHPERFGPLGGARWFGGIYGDRAATLHLREGSIFHGPMGQGLFQGIYRQGSRCWLDWMGGVLWVAMLLIALLVQVPLVAAMILSLSLMLAACRLRSLTHAPFLLSLAESFLLLGLCWWQPVLREWERLLGMVKLGARPGGERNWSQIQELRRPKKISFSLGEVAFWNEAGVDRTRLLNCLQEELARQNLVIRSDDGWRLFDIEAAPQWFMSPAYLTVTEYHGRERRLTRVRVMVRVHIRPLVPHALLISVLTLLSPWMWQSIGALVIAVAATRLRMNVWKRIVLKAASEAGLNQKPKA; this is encoded by the coding sequence ATGCCCGATCCCGTGCCAGCCAACCCGTCTTTCCCCCGTCTGATGACGGGGGGTAAGTGGCTGCGTGCTGGGGAGGAGAAGTGGCTCATGCGGGGGGTAACCTACGGGCCTTTCAAGCCAAATGCCCGTGGGGAGCCTTACCCGGAAGATGCCAGGCTGGAGGAGGATCTGAGACACATCCGGGAGCTGGGTTTTAACACGGTGCGGCTCTACGAACTGCCGGCGGCGGCGGTACTGCATGCAGCGACGAAACTGGGATTGCGGCTGCTGGTGGGCATTCCCTGGACGGATCATGTGGATTTCATGCGGGATAGCCGGTTAAAAAAGGAGATCTTGGAGAAGATAAGACAGACAGTGACACGGCTGAAGGATGAGCCGTGTGTGGCAGGCTTTCTGATCGGCAACGAGATCGAAAAAACCCTGGTGCGCTGGATGGGGCCGGCGCGGGTGCAGCATTTTTTGGAGGACCTGATTGAGGCCGTGCATGATATCGCCCCGCAGGCGCTGGTCAGCTATGCGACGTATCCGAGCACAGAGTACCTGATCCCGCGCAATGCGGATTTCCTGGCGGTGAATCTTTATCTGGAAGATCCGGCAGCCTTGGCGGCCTACCTGCAAAGGTTGCAAAATCTGGCGGGCAACAAACCGCTGGTGATCACTGAATTTGGCCTGGATACGGCGGCGCATGGGGAAAGGGCGCAGGCGGAAACGCAGGCCTGGTTTGCCAACGTATGCACGGAGAAGGCCGTGGCCGGGACGGTGTGGTTTAGCTACACGGACGAATGGTTTCGTGGTGAAGAGGATGTCAACCAATGGCGGTTTGGGCTGGTGGATGTGAACAGGCAGGAGCGGGAGATCTGCCAGCGTCTGAAGCAGGGCGGAAATGCCCTGGAGCCGATGGGGCGGACGTGGTCAATTTCGGTCATCGTGTGCACCTACAATGGCACAGCGACGTTGCGGGCCTGTCTGGAATCTCTGGGCCGTCTGCGCTATACTAACTTTGAGGTGCTGCTGATTGACGATGGCTCCACAGAAGACATTGCAGGCATGGCCAGGGATTTTTCACAGGTGCGTTATGTGCGGCAGGAGCATGCGGGGCTGAGCATAGCGCGCAATTTGGGGGCTTCTCTGGCGACGGGGGAGATCCTGGCTTACACAGATGATGACTGCCTGGTGGACGAGGACTGGTTGAAATACTTGTCGTTAGGTTTTGGGGATCCGCAATGGGTGGCCGCAGGCGGGCCGAACATCCCGCCAGAGCCGCGCAACCGCACGGAGGCGGTGGTGGGAGCGGCGCCAGGAGCACCGGCTCATGTGTTGTTAACGGACAGCGAGGCCGAGCACCTGCCGGGGTGCAACCTGGCCATCCGCAAAACAGCGCTGGAGGCCATTGGTGGCTTCCGCCCGCAGTATCAGGTGGCCGGAGATGATGTGGACGTGTGCTGGCGGCTGCGGGAGGCAAGCGGAAAGCTGCACTTCGTCCCTGGGGCGATGGTGTGGCATCACCGGCGCTACACGGTGGGTGCGTATTTCCGCCAGCAGCGCGGTTATGGCCGGGCCGAAGCGCTGTTGATGAAGGATCACCCGGAGCGCTTTGGTCCGCTGGGCGGGGCGCGCTGGTTTGGCGGGATCTATGGGGACCGCGCTGCCACGTTGCATCTGCGGGAAGGCAGTATTTTCCATGGGCCAATGGGCCAGGGACTGTTCCAGGGCATCTACCGTCAGGGCAGCCGCTGCTGGCTGGACTGGATGGGCGGGGTGCTGTGGGTGGCCATGTTGCTGATCGCCCTGCTGGTGCAGGTGCCGCTTGTGGCTGCGATGATCTTGAGCCTTTCACTGATGCTGGCCGCCTGCCGTCTGCGCAGTCTGACCCATGCGCCGTTTTTATTGAGCCTGGCAGAGTCATTCTTATTGTTAGGCCTGTGCTGGTGGCAGCCAGTTTTACGAGAATGGGAAAGGCTGCTGGGAATGGTAAAGCTGGGGGCCAGGCCGGGGGGAGAGAGAAACTGGAGTCAGATCCAAGAGTTGAGGCGGCCTAAAAAAATCTCCTTTAGCCTGGGAGAAGTGGCGTTCTGGAACGAGGCTGGAGTTGACAGAACGCGGCTGCTGAATTGCCTCCAGGAAGAACTCGCCAGACAGAATCTGGTGATTCGATCGGATGACGGCTGGAGGTTGTTCGACATTGAAGCCGCGCCGCAGTGGTTTATGTCACCTGCCTATCTGACTGTCACGGAATATCATGGCAGGGAGCGACGGCTGACCCGAGTACGGGTGATGGTGCGGGTGCACATCCGGCCGTTGGTGCCGCATGCCTTGCTCATCAGCGTGCTCACACTTCTGTCGCCATGGATGTGGCAATCCATTGGAGCCCTGGTGATTGCAGTAGCCGCTACCCGTCTAAGGATGAATGTATGGAAAAGAATTGTTTTGAAAGCAGCCAGTGAAGCCGGTCTAAACCAGAAGCCAAAGGCCTGA
- a CDS encoding glycosyltransferase family 4 protein translates to MSILRVLIIVENLPVPLDRRVWQEACALRDMGHEVTVICPQMRGYTEAEEVLEGIQIYRHWISDEARGIRGFILEYATALWGEYCCALKAWRRGGFDVIHLCNPPDLLFLVALPFKLLAGVRVIYDVHDLWPEMFEAKFGKRGLLYRAVCWAERCTLALADAVMATNQSVLAAVKKRGQKSDDEVFIVRTAPNTLRTGIPADADFKNGRRFLVGYIGVMGSADGVEYLLQAARHIVLVRGRQDVQFLLMGSGPEHATLLRLRDELGLREHVAMPGRVSNEFLFTGLKTMDVGVACDPINEYNDHCTMNKTLEYMAFSKAQVMFGTREGRFSAGDAALYVMENSAEKLGDAILELLDDEPRRAEMGRIGHERLTTELSWERSVAELRRAYAYAMK, encoded by the coding sequence ATGTCCATATTGCGAGTTCTGATCATTGTTGAAAACCTGCCGGTGCCGCTGGACCGGCGGGTGTGGCAGGAGGCGTGTGCGCTGCGGGACATGGGGCATGAGGTGACAGTCATCTGTCCGCAGATGCGGGGGTATACGGAGGCGGAGGAGGTGTTGGAGGGCATCCAGATTTATCGGCACTGGATCAGTGATGAGGCGCGGGGGATCCGGGGGTTCATCTTGGAATATGCGACGGCTCTTTGGGGGGAGTATTGCTGTGCCTTGAAGGCATGGAGGCGGGGCGGGTTTGATGTGATTCATCTGTGCAATCCGCCGGACCTGCTGTTCCTGGTGGCGCTGCCGTTTAAGCTGCTGGCGGGGGTGCGGGTGATCTATGATGTTCATGACCTGTGGCCGGAGATGTTTGAGGCCAAGTTTGGCAAACGCGGGCTGCTTTACCGGGCGGTGTGCTGGGCGGAGCGCTGCACGCTGGCCCTCGCGGATGCGGTGATGGCCACGAACCAGAGCGTACTGGCGGCAGTGAAAAAGCGGGGGCAGAAAAGTGATGATGAAGTTTTCATCGTCCGCACGGCTCCGAACACGCTGCGCACCGGCATTCCTGCGGATGCGGATTTTAAAAACGGCCGCCGTTTCCTGGTTGGGTACATCGGAGTGATGGGCAGTGCGGACGGGGTGGAGTATCTGCTCCAGGCGGCCCGGCACATCGTCTTGGTGCGCGGGCGGCAGGATGTGCAGTTTTTGCTGATGGGCAGCGGCCCGGAGCATGCCACGCTGCTGCGCCTGCGGGATGAGCTTGGCCTGCGGGAGCATGTGGCCATGCCAGGGCGGGTCTCCAATGAGTTTTTGTTCACCGGCCTCAAGACCATGGACGTGGGAGTGGCCTGCGATCCGATCAATGAATACAACGACCACTGCACGATGAACAAGACGCTGGAATACATGGCCTTTAGCAAAGCGCAGGTCATGTTTGGCACACGAGAAGGGCGTTTTTCAGCCGGGGATGCGGCGCTGTATGTCATGGAAAACTCCGCTGAAAAACTAGGCGATGCCATCCTGGAACTGCTGGACGATGAACCGCGCCGGGCGGAGATGGGCCGCATCGGCCATGAGCGGCTCACCACCGAGCTGAGCTGGGAGCGCAGTGTGGCGGAACTGCGACGGGCTTATGCCTATGCCATGAAATAA
- a CDS encoding N-acetylglucosamine-6-phosphate deacetylase has translation MHPRLFINGTVILPDGLVENAAVFCRQGRIESVGLVKATLPADVEIVDAKGGYISPGFVDIHVHGGAGADFMDGTAEAVRTACAAHARHGTTTIFPTTTTGAPAQIEAMLSACAEVQKNRRAEDGARIAGVHFYGPFFAEDKVGCHSLEGRRCPSEKEYARYFQTGLIRVATCAAELPGAEAFYRAARKRRCLITCGHSNASWQEMDRAFRAGMRHVDHFWCAMSSVSSVRARLGVPMQGSMLEYVLGNPEMSTEVIADGCHLAPELLEFAWRMKTARRLCLVTDANRALDLPPGKYRFGSEQDGSWFESDGQVGWAPNGSLASSIMGMDHMVRHMKKATRAPLPDIIRMASLTPAERTGIAHETGSLEKGKRADILLLNRRLEVRKVFMGHSA, from the coding sequence ATGCATCCAAGACTCTTCATCAACGGCACCGTCATCCTCCCTGATGGTCTGGTGGAAAACGCTGCTGTGTTCTGCCGCCAGGGCCGCATTGAATCTGTGGGCCTTGTCAAAGCCACACTGCCCGCAGACGTGGAAATCGTGGATGCAAAGGGAGGTTACATCTCACCTGGTTTTGTGGACATCCACGTTCATGGCGGAGCCGGTGCGGACTTCATGGATGGCACCGCCGAGGCTGTGCGCACGGCCTGTGCAGCCCATGCCCGCCACGGCACCACGACAATCTTTCCCACCACGACCACAGGCGCACCTGCCCAAATCGAGGCCATGCTTTCCGCCTGTGCGGAGGTGCAAAAGAATCGCCGCGCAGAGGATGGAGCCCGCATCGCAGGCGTGCATTTTTACGGACCTTTCTTTGCCGAGGACAAGGTCGGCTGCCACAGCCTGGAAGGCCGGCGCTGCCCCTCGGAGAAGGAATACGCGCGCTATTTTCAGACCGGCCTCATCCGGGTGGCCACCTGCGCGGCGGAGCTGCCGGGGGCGGAAGCCTTTTACCGTGCGGCCCGCAAGCGGCGCTGTCTCATCACCTGTGGTCATTCCAATGCAAGCTGGCAGGAGATGGACCGCGCCTTTCGTGCAGGCATGCGGCATGTGGATCACTTTTGGTGTGCCATGAGTTCCGTCTCCTCCGTCCGCGCCCGGCTGGGCGTGCCCATGCAGGGCAGCATGCTGGAGTATGTCCTGGGGAATCCGGAGATGAGCACCGAGGTCATCGCCGACGGCTGCCACCTGGCCCCGGAGCTCCTGGAATTCGCCTGGCGCATGAAGACCGCCCGCCGCCTCTGCCTGGTCACCGATGCCAACCGCGCCCTGGATCTGCCACCGGGCAAATACCGCTTCGGTTCAGAACAGGACGGCTCCTGGTTTGAGAGCGATGGCCAGGTCGGCTGGGCGCCCAACGGCAGTCTGGCCAGTTCCATCATGGGCATGGACCACATGGTGCGGCACATGAAAAAAGCCACCCGCGCACCGCTGCCGGACATCATCCGCATGGCCAGCCTCACCCCCGCCGAACGCACCGGCATCGCCCACGAAACCGGCAGCCTGGAAAAAGGCAAACGCGCCGACATCCTCCTCCTCAACCGCCGGCTGGAAGTGAGGAAGGTGTTTATGGGACACTCTGCTTAA
- a CDS encoding PQQ-binding-like beta-propeller repeat protein — translation MNRSTLTLISGSLLTAASLCAQTPAEWGKFRGPNNDGTIPATKIANWKNAKIKTLWKTETPTGFSSFAVAGGKALTIVTGETDGNTGEVLVALDVRTGKEVWNQPLTVIGKYDGGGDAGVAGNKGGDGPRSTPVVSGDKVYAIDANLGVFCFDLATGKKVWNHDVMKENAGVNIRWQNAASPVIDGDILLMCGGGEGQALLGLNKDTGKVVWKGEDDKMTHATPVLADIHGVHQCIFFTQTGLVAVTPADGKVLWRQEYRFNVSTAASPVVWEDIVYCSAGYDVGAGAFKISKSGDKFSSEPLWRKEGNDLANHWSTPVVKDGYLYGMFSFKNYGSGPVACVDIKTGKEMWKEEGFGPGQVILAGDKLIALSDKGEVVVIEAKTDKYTELKRDDVLDGKVWSYPVLAYDRLFARSTEEGVCLEIQ, via the coding sequence ATGAACCGCTCCACCCTCACCCTCATCAGTGGCTCGCTCCTCACCGCGGCCAGCCTTTGCGCCCAAACCCCTGCCGAGTGGGGCAAGTTCCGCGGGCCCAATAATGACGGCACCATCCCGGCGACCAAGATCGCCAACTGGAAAAACGCCAAAATCAAAACCCTGTGGAAAACGGAGACGCCAACGGGCTTCAGCTCCTTTGCCGTGGCTGGCGGCAAGGCCCTCACCATCGTGACTGGTGAAACAGACGGCAATACGGGCGAGGTGCTGGTGGCGCTGGACGTGCGCACCGGCAAAGAAGTGTGGAACCAGCCGCTGACGGTCATCGGCAAATATGACGGTGGCGGTGATGCGGGTGTGGCCGGCAACAAAGGCGGCGACGGCCCTCGTTCCACCCCGGTGGTGAGCGGTGACAAAGTGTATGCCATTGACGCCAACCTGGGCGTGTTTTGCTTTGACCTGGCCACGGGTAAGAAGGTCTGGAACCACGATGTGATGAAAGAGAACGCAGGAGTGAACATCCGCTGGCAGAATGCCGCCTCGCCGGTGATTGACGGGGACATCCTGCTCATGTGCGGCGGCGGTGAAGGCCAGGCCCTGCTGGGCCTGAACAAGGACACGGGCAAGGTCGTATGGAAGGGTGAAGATGACAAAATGACCCATGCCACCCCTGTGCTCGCAGACATTCATGGCGTGCACCAGTGCATTTTCTTCACGCAGACCGGGCTGGTGGCCGTGACGCCGGCGGATGGCAAGGTGCTGTGGCGCCAGGAATATCGCTTCAATGTCTCCACCGCAGCCTCGCCGGTGGTGTGGGAGGACATCGTCTATTGCTCCGCAGGGTATGATGTGGGTGCCGGTGCCTTCAAGATCAGCAAATCCGGCGACAAGTTCAGCTCGGAGCCGTTGTGGCGCAAAGAAGGCAACGACCTGGCCAATCACTGGAGCACCCCGGTGGTGAAGGACGGTTACCTTTACGGCATGTTCAGCTTTAAAAATTACGGCAGCGGCCCGGTGGCTTGTGTGGACATCAAGACGGGCAAGGAAATGTGGAAAGAAGAGGGCTTTGGCCCGGGCCAGGTCATCCTGGCAGGGGACAAGCTCATCGCCCTCAGTGACAAGGGCGAGGTCGTCGTCATCGAGGCGAAAACCGACAAATACACCGAGTTGAAGCGCGATGACGTGCTGGATGGCAAGGTCTGGAGCTATCCGGTTCTGGCCTATGACCGCCTCTTCGCCCGCAGCACTGAAGAAGGCGTTTGCCTGGAGATCCAGTAA
- a CDS encoding type II secretion system F family protein: protein MKPAEKTVLYRELAKLTQADFHLDRSVDLLLSQKTAPAPRAFLEGLKRGLEEGKSLTEAIRSHNQESVSGLDLALMEAGERSGKLSAAFNHLARYYASADGAAKQMRGAMIYPLILLHLAIILPELPSAIVASDDGPGFLPKVLLSFALLWAVVAGVYFLWRWLSKKALTSAGVDTWLNRAPWIGPARRHWALARFCQVFHAGLLAGLRMSEICRLAGEAAQSGSLRAGAEVAARRIEAGETLSMGMADAGTFDALFVNSVATAEEVGKLDEEMARWTTAETISAAQAMEKASLWLPKMGYFLVVLFVGYRIISMVTGYYSGIFQLIEQ from the coding sequence ATGAAACCAGCGGAAAAAACTGTCCTCTATCGCGAACTGGCGAAGCTGACCCAAGCGGATTTTCATCTGGACCGTTCGGTGGACCTGCTGCTGTCGCAAAAAACCGCGCCCGCCCCGCGTGCTTTTCTGGAGGGGCTGAAGCGCGGCTTGGAGGAGGGTAAAAGTCTCACGGAGGCCATCCGCTCGCATAACCAGGAGTCTGTCAGCGGACTGGACCTGGCCCTGATGGAGGCGGGTGAACGCAGCGGCAAGCTGAGTGCGGCTTTCAATCACCTGGCGCGATATTACGCCTCCGCCGACGGAGCGGCGAAGCAGATGCGGGGGGCGATGATTTATCCGCTGATTTTGCTGCACCTGGCGATCATCCTGCCTGAGCTGCCGTCGGCCATTGTGGCATCAGACGACGGGCCGGGCTTTCTCCCCAAGGTCCTGCTGTCGTTTGCTTTGCTGTGGGCGGTCGTGGCCGGGGTGTATTTTTTGTGGAGGTGGCTTTCCAAAAAGGCGCTTACTTCCGCAGGGGTGGACACGTGGTTAAACCGTGCGCCGTGGATTGGCCCGGCGCGGCGGCACTGGGCGCTTGCGCGCTTCTGCCAGGTCTTCCATGCCGGTCTGCTGGCCGGGCTGCGCATGTCTGAAATCTGCCGTCTGGCCGGGGAGGCGGCGCAGTCCGGCAGCCTCCGTGCCGGAGCGGAGGTGGCGGCAAGGCGCATTGAGGCCGGGGAGACGCTTTCGATGGGGATGGCAGATGCGGGGACTTTTGACGCTCTGTTTGTGAATTCCGTGGCGACTGCCGAGGAGGTCGGGAAGCTGGATGAAGAGATGGCCCGCTGGACGACGGCGGAGACGATCAGCGCCGCCCAGGCCATGGAAAAGGCCTCCCTGTGGCTGCCGAAGATGGGTTACTTCCTGGTGGTGCTGTTTGTGGGCTACCGCATCATTTCCATGGTCACAGGTTATTACAGCGGCATTTTCCAATTGATTGAGCAATGA
- a CDS encoding alpha/beta fold hydrolase, with amino-acid sequence MFRLLLLLMLVPVLLLLGCQTKLIYYPSAYNAEHRHVLVKHQGLPLEYVTGQGKQVAHYIPPKNGQAVPKTVWLCFAGNASLGLNWLHRVGQWDPGFAYLLVDYPGYGDCEGSPSPAKIRESSNAAVAALAAHLKEPVERLQPRLGVLAHSIGCAAGLMAAADLHIENIVLIAPFTTLTDMGKRILGWPLCYVNMHRFDNRKTLAQVVEQGARVVIFHGTKDEVIPVSMSRELAAAHPGKVILHEKEGWDHNHILAGIAEELGVTMAGM; translated from the coding sequence ATGTTTCGTCTGCTCCTGCTTCTCATGCTGGTGCCTGTTTTGCTTTTGCTCGGGTGCCAGACCAAACTGATCTATTACCCCAGTGCCTACAATGCGGAGCACCGGCATGTCCTGGTGAAGCACCAGGGGCTGCCGCTGGAATATGTGACCGGGCAGGGCAAGCAGGTGGCGCATTACATCCCGCCAAAGAACGGACAGGCGGTGCCGAAGACGGTGTGGCTGTGCTTTGCGGGGAATGCCTCGCTGGGGCTGAACTGGCTGCACCGGGTGGGGCAGTGGGATCCGGGCTTTGCCTATCTGCTGGTGGACTATCCAGGCTATGGGGACTGTGAGGGGTCGCCCTCACCGGCGAAGATCCGGGAAAGTTCCAATGCGGCGGTGGCGGCTCTGGCGGCGCATTTGAAGGAACCGGTGGAGAGACTGCAACCCCGGCTGGGGGTGCTGGCGCATTCCATTGGGTGCGCTGCGGGCCTGATGGCGGCGGCGGATTTGCACATTGAAAACATCGTGCTCATTGCGCCCTTCACCACGCTGACGGACATGGGCAAGCGCATCCTGGGCTGGCCGCTGTGCTATGTGAACATGCACCGTTTTGACAACCGCAAGACGCTGGCGCAGGTGGTGGAGCAGGGGGCGCGGGTGGTTATTTTTCATGGCACAAAGGATGAGGTCATCCCTGTGAGCATGAGCCGGGAGCTGGCGGCAGCGCATCCTGGGAAGGTCATCCTTCATGAAAAGGAAGGCTGGGATCACAACCACATCCTGGCTGGGATCGCCGAGGAACTTGGGGTGACCATGGCGGGAATGTGA
- a CDS encoding glycerol-3-phosphate dehydrogenase/oxidase yields MKRLASLAELSSRTEPFDIVIIGGGASGLGAAVDGALRGHSVLLVEQADFAKGTSSRSTKLVHGGVRYLKQGNVSLVLEALRERGLMCRNAPHLVHSLPFVIPNYHWWEGPFYGIGLKVYDGLAGKLGLEPSRYLNREDVIGLLPNIEQQDLTGGIIYHDGQFDDSRLAINLAQTAVEKGAVLLNYVRCAGIVKNGDHVAGVKLRDEETGEEAEVAAKVVINATGVFADEVRLMDDPQAKTMLSPSQGIHFVLPREFLPGDTAIMIPKTDDGRVLFAVPWHGRVVVGTTDTPVENASLEPRALAEEIEFIFTQVSRYLSRDPTRADVLSVYAGLRPLIKSDASSTAALSRDHLISISDSGLITLAGGKWTTYRKMAEDVIDHAEMIGALDHRYCSTHELPVHGAVAVPLEESHLHYYGSDVTGIRTLVQEDAILGETLHPKLEFIRAEVIWHVRHEMARTVEDVLSRRTRALLLDARASIEAAPVVASLMAREMGKDAAWETAQVSAYATLARGYLLDP; encoded by the coding sequence ATGAAGCGCCTCGCCTCCCTTGCTGAGCTGTCCTCCAGGACGGAACCTTTTGACATTGTCATCATTGGCGGCGGCGCTTCTGGCCTGGGGGCAGCGGTGGATGGAGCGTTGCGGGGGCACTCCGTGCTGCTGGTGGAGCAGGCGGACTTTGCCAAGGGCACATCCAGCCGTAGCACCAAGCTGGTGCATGGGGGGGTGCGTTATTTGAAGCAAGGGAATGTCTCCCTGGTCTTGGAGGCGCTGCGCGAGCGCGGCCTGATGTGCCGGAATGCGCCGCACCTGGTGCACAGCCTGCCGTTTGTGATTCCCAATTACCACTGGTGGGAAGGGCCGTTTTATGGCATCGGGCTGAAGGTGTATGACGGGCTGGCTGGTAAACTCGGGCTGGAGCCGTCGCGTTATTTGAATCGCGAGGATGTGATCGGCCTGCTGCCTAACATTGAGCAGCAGGATCTAACGGGAGGCATCATTTATCATGACGGCCAGTTTGATGACTCGCGCCTGGCCATTAACCTGGCGCAGACAGCGGTGGAAAAGGGAGCGGTGCTGCTCAATTACGTGCGCTGCGCTGGCATTGTCAAAAATGGGGACCATGTGGCCGGAGTGAAACTGCGCGATGAAGAAACGGGTGAGGAAGCGGAGGTTGCTGCCAAGGTGGTCATCAATGCCACGGGTGTCTTTGCTGATGAAGTGCGCCTGATGGATGATCCGCAGGCCAAGACGATGCTCAGCCCCAGCCAGGGCATCCACTTTGTGCTGCCGCGTGAATTTTTGCCGGGCGATACGGCCATCATGATTCCGAAAACGGATGACGGGCGCGTGCTCTTCGCCGTGCCCTGGCATGGGCGAGTCGTGGTGGGAACCACGGATACACCTGTGGAAAATGCGTCGCTGGAACCGCGTGCGCTGGCTGAGGAAATCGAGTTCATTTTTACCCAGGTCAGCCGTTACCTCTCCCGTGATCCCACGCGTGCGGATGTGCTAAGCGTGTATGCCGGATTGCGCCCGCTCATCAAGTCGGATGCCAGCTCCACGGCGGCGCTGTCACGAGATCATCTCATCTCCATTTCGGATTCCGGACTCATCACTTTGGCCGGTGGAAAATGGACGACCTATCGCAAAATGGCGGAGGATGTGATTGACCATGCAGAGATGATCGGAGCTCTGGACCACCGCTATTGTTCCACTCATGAACTGCCCGTTCATGGGGCCGTGGCGGTGCCGCTGGAGGAAAGTCACCTGCATTATTACGGCAGTGATGTCACGGGCATTCGGACGCTGGTTCAGGAAGATGCCATATTGGGCGAAACCCTGCATCCGAAGCTGGAATTCATCCGCGCGGAAGTCATCTGGCATGTCCGTCATGAGATGGCCCGCACCGTGGAGGACGTCCTCTCCCGCCGCACCCGCGCCCTGCTGCTGGATGCGCGTGCCAGCATCGAGGCCGCCCCCGTCGTGGCCAGCCTGATGGCCCGTGAAATGGGCAAAGATGCCGCGTGGGAAACGGCGCAGGTCAGCGCTTATGCAACGCTGGCCAGGGGTTATCTGCTGGATCCTTGA